GCTGCGCGGCTCGGCCAAGCCGGGTGGCAATTCGGGCGCGGGGCAGATGAAGATGCTGCGCCGCCTGCCCAAGCTGCTGAAGTTCATTCCCGGCACCGCGCAGGATGTGCGTGCCTATTTCCTCACGCTGCAATATTGGCTGGCGGGATCGGACGAAAACGTCGTCGCGATGGTGCGTGCCCTGATCGATCGCTATGCGGCCGGTGAGCGGCTCTACCGCCGCGGCATCACCAAAGCCGACGCGCCGCTCGAATACCCCGAAACGGGCGTCTATCACCCGCGCACCCAGCAGCGCATCTCGGAAAGCCTGCGCCTTCTGCCGCGCGACGAAGGTAACAAGGGCACGGTCGGGCTGATCCTGCTGCGCTCTTACCTGCTGGGCCGCGACTGCGCGCATTATGACGGCGCGATTGCAGCTTTCGAGGCTGCGGGCCTGAAGGTCGTACCGGTCTTCGCCGCGGGGCTCGATGCGCGCCCTGCGATCGAACACTTCTTCGTCGGGCCTGATGGCAAGCCGACGGTCGATGCCATCGTCAACCTCACCGGCTTCTCGCTGGTTGGCGGCCCGGCATACAGCGACGCACAGGCCGCGCGCGAGACCCTCGGCGGGCTTGATCTGCCCTATCTCGCCGCGCACGCCATCGAATTCCAGACCATCGAGGATTGGGCGCACCGGCCGCAGGGCCTTTTGCCGCTCGAATCCACCATGATGGTCGCCCTTCCAGAGCTTGACGGCTCGACTGTCCCGCACGTGTTTGGCGGACGTGCGGGACAATCGGGAGAAGGCTGCTCAGGCTGCGAGCGCAAGTGCGCACGCCCCGCCTCGCACAAGGCGCGGCCGATGCAGGCCTGCCCCGAACGCGCCGAGGCGCTCGCTGCAAAAACGCTCAAGCTGATCGAGCTGCGCCGTTCCGAGCGCGCTGCCCGCAAGCTGGCCATCGTTGTCTTCAACTTCCCGCCGAATGCCGGAGCGACAGGCACAGCCGCTTTCATGGGCGTACATGAATCGCTCTTCGCGACGCTCCACCGGCTCAAGGCTGAAGGTTACAGCGTCGATGTGCCCGAAAGCCTCGATGCGATGCGCGATGCGCTTCTCAAGGGCAATTCGGAACGCTTCGGCAGCGACGCCAACGTCGCCCACCGCATCCCCGCAGACGAACATGTGCGGCGCGAGACGCACCTTGCCGAGATCGAAGCGGCCTGGGGTCCGGCCCCCGGCAAGCAGCTTTCGGACGGCGGGCACATTCTCGTGCAGGGCGTGCAGTTCGGCAATGTCTTCGTCGGCGTGCAACCCAGCTTCGGATACGAAGGCGATCCGATGCGGTTGCTGTTCGAGGGCACCTTCTCGCCCACCCATGCCTTCAGCGCCTTCTACCGCTGGATCCGCGAGGACTTTGGTGCGCATGCAGTGCTGCATTTCGGCACTCACGGCGCGCTCGAATTCATGCCGGGCAAGCAAGCCGGCATGTCAGGCAAGTGCTGGCCGGACCGGTTGATCGGTGACACGCCGAACTTCTATCTCTACGCCGCCAACAACCCTTCGGAAGGAATGCTGGCCAAGCGCCGTTCGGGCGCCACCCTGATCAGCTACCTCACGCCGCCGCTGGCGCAGGCCGGGCTCTACAAGGGCCTGTCGGAACTCAAGGCGAGTGTGGATCGCTGGCGCGCCACGATCGACGATGCCGATCACGCGGACGAGCGTGCGGATCTGGCTGCGATGATCGCCGACCAGTGCGAGGCGCTCGACATCGCCTATGCCGACATCGGCGAACTGCCCGCACGCCTTTACGAGATGGAGCAATCGCTCATCCCGCACGGTCTGCACATCTTCGGCCGCAACCCGCAAGGCGCCGAGCGTGAGGACATGCTGGACGCGATGATGGAAGCGGGCAGCCACGATGGCCCCACGCCCGACCGGGCACGGCTCGCCGCGCTGCTCGATTCCTCGGACGAATTGGGCTCGCTCATCCACGCGCTCGATGGTGGCTATGTCCAACCGGCCCCCGGCGGCGATGTGGTTGTGAACCCTGATGTGCTGCCCACCGGCCGCAACATCCACGGCTTCGATCCCTTCCTGATGCCGTCTGCCTATGCCTGCCGCCTGGGCAGCGAACAGGCCGAGCAGCTGATCGCCCGCCATGTGAACGGTGGACAGCCATTCCCCGAGAGCATCGCCATGGTGCTGTGGGGCACAGACAACATGAAGTCCGAAGGCGTCCAGATCGCGCAAGCGATGACGCTGATGGGCGCCCGGCCCCGCCGCGATTCTTATGGCCGCCTAGCTGGTGCCGAACTGATCCCGCTGGCCGAATTGGGCCGCCCCCGCATCGACGTGGTGATGACGCTGTCGGGCATCTTCCGTGACCTTCTGCCAATGCAGACCCGGATGCTGGCCGAAGCCGCGCTGCTTGCCAGCGCCGCCGCGGACGAAAAGCCGGAAGCCAATTTCGTTCGCAAGCACACGCTGGCGCAGATGGAAAAGCACGGCTGCGACCTCGAAACCGCCGCGTTGCGCGTCTTCTCCAATGCCGAAGGGGCCTATGGCGCCAACGTCAACCAGATGATCGAAGGCGGCGTCTGGGCCGATCCTGACGAGCTCGCCAATGCCTTCGAGATCAACAAGGGCTTTGCCTACGGTGTCTCGGGCAAGCCGGTGCAACAGCGCGAGCTGCTGCAAAGCGCGCTGAGCACAGTCGATTTCACTTACCAGAACCTCGAAAGCATCGAACTCGGCATTAATGATGTCGACCAGTATGTTGATGGCCTGGGCGGCGTGACCCGCTCGGTCACGCGGGCCAAGGGTGTAGAAACGCCGGTCTATATCCTCGATGCGACACGCGGCAGCACCAAGGTGCGCACCCTGTCGGAGCAGATCGACCTCGAAGCCCGCACCCGCACACTGAACCCCAAGTGGTTCGAAGGCCTGCTCGAACATGGCTACGAAGGCGTGCGCCAGATCGAGGGCCATGTGACCAGCACACTGGGATGGTCCGCTACCACCGGTCAGGTTGCGCCGTGGGTCTATCAGAAGATTTCAGAGACCTTCGTGCTGGATGCCGACATGCGGCGCCGGCTTTCGGAGCTTAACCCCAAGAGCGCAGGCCGGGTCGCCGGACGGTTGCTCGAAGCCTGCGACCGCCGCCTCTGGGAGCCGGACGAGGCCACGCTTGCCGCCTTGCGCGAAGCCAATGACGAGCTGGAGGACCGCCTCGAAGGCGTGTTCCCGGCAGAATAAGACCAAGGGATAGATCATCATGAACCTGCACAGCCCCTCATCCAGTTTCAACCCGCCCGACGGGGACGGATCGGTCCAGGTCCAGCTGGACCCCGAAGACAAGATCAAGGGCGCCAAGGTCTTCGCCGTCTACGGCAAGGGCGGGATCGGCAAATCGACCACTTCGTCGAACCTGTCAGCCGCCTTTTCGAAGCTCGGCCACCGGGTGCTCCAGATCGGCTGCGATCCCAAGCATGACAGCACCTTCACGCTGACCAAGAAGCTGATGCCGACGGTGATCGACGTGCTCGAAACGGTCGAGTTCCACGCCGAGGAGCTGCGCCCCGAAGACTACATGTTCGAAGGCTATAACGGTGTGATGTGCGTCGAGGCTGGCGGGCCTCCGGCGGGCACTGGCT
This DNA window, taken from Porphyrobacter sp. ULC335, encodes the following:
- a CDS encoding magnesium chelatase subunit H produces the protein MHGNVASSSSVDPRAPVRVVIVTLDNHLKGAVDRAEEALAAEGIELSLHAASEWGSDAGELDHVKAAISEADIVIATMLFLDDHIRAILPSLEARREDCDAMVCLMSAGEVVRLTKMGNYRMDAPAKGPLALLKKLRGSAKPGGNSGAGQMKMLRRLPKLLKFIPGTAQDVRAYFLTLQYWLAGSDENVVAMVRALIDRYAAGERLYRRGITKADAPLEYPETGVYHPRTQQRISESLRLLPRDEGNKGTVGLILLRSYLLGRDCAHYDGAIAAFEAAGLKVVPVFAAGLDARPAIEHFFVGPDGKPTVDAIVNLTGFSLVGGPAYSDAQAARETLGGLDLPYLAAHAIEFQTIEDWAHRPQGLLPLESTMMVALPELDGSTVPHVFGGRAGQSGEGCSGCERKCARPASHKARPMQACPERAEALAAKTLKLIELRRSERAARKLAIVVFNFPPNAGATGTAAFMGVHESLFATLHRLKAEGYSVDVPESLDAMRDALLKGNSERFGSDANVAHRIPADEHVRRETHLAEIEAAWGPAPGKQLSDGGHILVQGVQFGNVFVGVQPSFGYEGDPMRLLFEGTFSPTHAFSAFYRWIREDFGAHAVLHFGTHGALEFMPGKQAGMSGKCWPDRLIGDTPNFYLYAANNPSEGMLAKRRSGATLISYLTPPLAQAGLYKGLSELKASVDRWRATIDDADHADERADLAAMIADQCEALDIAYADIGELPARLYEMEQSLIPHGLHIFGRNPQGAEREDMLDAMMEAGSHDGPTPDRARLAALLDSSDELGSLIHALDGGYVQPAPGGDVVVNPDVLPTGRNIHGFDPFLMPSAYACRLGSEQAEQLIARHVNGGQPFPESIAMVLWGTDNMKSEGVQIAQAMTLMGARPRRDSYGRLAGAELIPLAELGRPRIDVVMTLSGIFRDLLPMQTRMLAEAALLASAAADEKPEANFVRKHTLAQMEKHGCDLETAALRVFSNAEGAYGANVNQMIEGGVWADPDELANAFEINKGFAYGVSGKPVQQRELLQSALSTVDFTYQNLESIELGINDVDQYVDGLGGVTRSVTRAKGVETPVYILDATRGSTKVRTLSEQIDLEARTRTLNPKWFEGLLEHGYEGVRQIEGHVTSTLGWSATTGQVAPWVYQKISETFVLDADMRRRLSELNPKSAGRVAGRLLEACDRRLWEPDEATLAALREANDELEDRLEGVFPAE